One part of the Mangrovibacillus cuniculi genome encodes these proteins:
- a CDS encoding GNAT family N-acetyltransferase yields the protein MTWFVKEFEELSVHELYDLLALRTSVFVVEQECPYQEVDGVDKEALHIWKMEDGIISAYARLIPTGVKGPYASIGRVIVNPDFRGKNVGHILIEECMLVMQEKWEPSIIKLQAQAHLQNFYGKHGFSTISDEYDEDGIPHVDMIWEK from the coding sequence TTGACGTGGTTTGTGAAAGAATTTGAAGAGTTATCTGTACATGAATTATATGATTTATTAGCTTTAAGAACTTCCGTATTTGTTGTAGAACAGGAATGTCCATATCAAGAGGTAGATGGAGTGGATAAAGAAGCACTTCATATTTGGAAAATGGAAGATGGCATTATTTCTGCTTATGCTCGATTAATTCCAACAGGTGTAAAAGGACCTTATGCCTCCATTGGAAGAGTAATAGTGAATCCGGATTTCCGTGGTAAAAATGTCGGCCATATATTAATAGAAGAGTGCATGTTAGTAATGCAGGAGAAGTGGGAACCTTCTATAATAAAACTTCAAGCGCAAGCGCATTTACAAAACTTTTATGGGAAGCATGGCTTCTCTACTATCTCAGATGAATATGATGAAGATGGTATTCCCCATGTTGATATGATTTGGGAGAAATAA
- a CDS encoding ABC transporter permease translates to MNNLWQKRREEALKELKRYGRYMFNDHLLVVFIFALGGLAFYYQQWIETLTASFPAEWVLAGVLGIAVTYSPFYSLLKEADMVYWTPMENRLKSYFKQAMRVSVLLQTLLVTVLYLVLVPLERAILETPLVVRLLTIILLATLKLCNVLYITERKQLEKEMLFVTILRTVMNIFLLWLYFGVHWIVGIVVGAVFYSILLIVKRKQSQKLFLPWERLVEEQRLHWLRFYRLANLFTDVPAIKGSTKRRAYLDFVFTIFKSVKEKPYFYLIGRTILRQDEWFGLILRLTVLGSVFLVGISSPILGSGLALLFMWLTAIQLLPLVHVHDQMVLQELYPVKSDQKQKAVLFWVKTILSFQALIYMIVHLIIHEYQHAILMLGIYVVFIIFFTSIYAPRRLSKRFEE, encoded by the coding sequence ATGAATAATTTGTGGCAAAAAAGAAGAGAAGAAGCGTTAAAAGAATTAAAGCGTTATGGAAGATATATGTTTAATGACCATTTGCTCGTTGTTTTCATTTTCGCGCTGGGTGGTTTAGCCTTTTATTATCAACAATGGATAGAAACATTGACCGCAAGCTTTCCTGCTGAATGGGTGTTAGCGGGTGTTCTTGGGATAGCAGTGACGTATAGCCCGTTTTATTCTTTATTAAAAGAAGCTGATATGGTGTACTGGACTCCAATGGAAAATAGGCTGAAGTCGTATTTTAAGCAAGCGATGCGTGTAAGTGTCCTGTTACAAACATTATTGGTAACCGTTTTGTATTTGGTTTTAGTTCCTTTAGAAAGAGCTATTTTAGAAACTCCGTTAGTTGTAAGGCTTTTGACCATCATATTGTTAGCAACCTTAAAATTGTGCAATGTTCTATACATAACAGAAAGAAAACAGCTAGAGAAAGAAATGCTATTTGTAACCATTTTAAGAACGGTAATGAATATCTTCCTTCTTTGGTTATATTTCGGTGTCCATTGGATAGTCGGGATTGTGGTAGGAGCAGTTTTCTACAGTATTTTGTTAATTGTTAAACGAAAGCAAAGTCAAAAATTGTTTTTACCTTGGGAGAGACTAGTGGAAGAACAACGATTACATTGGTTACGATTTTATCGTTTAGCAAATTTATTTACGGATGTTCCAGCAATTAAAGGATCCACTAAAAGGAGAGCCTATCTTGACTTTGTTTTCACCATCTTTAAAAGTGTAAAAGAAAAGCCATACTTTTATCTAATTGGAAGAACCATCTTAAGACAAGATGAATGGTTTGGATTAATTCTTCGTTTAACGGTTCTTGGAAGTGTGTTTTTAGTTGGTATTAGTTCACCTATTTTAGGAAGTGGTCTTGCACTGTTATTTATGTGGTTAACGGCGATACAGTTACTACCGTTAGTTCATGTTCACGATCAGATGGTCTTGCAGGAACTCTATCCTGTTAAATCAGATCAAAAGCAAAAAGCAGTTCTGTTTTGGGTAAAAACCATACTATCTTTCCAGGCACTAATTTATATGATCGTTCATCTTATTATTCATGAATACCAACATGCCATACTTATGCTTGGAATTTATGTAGTGTTTATTATTTTCTTCACAAGTATCTATGCTCCAAGAAGGTTATCTAAAAGGTTTGAAGAGTGA
- a CDS encoding ABC transporter ATP-binding protein — protein MTPLLEVKSLTGGYTKKPVLHDVNMTVNAGELVGLIGLNGAGKSTTIKHIIGLMSPQKGTVAINGKQPQANIEAYRQQFTYIPETPVLYEELTLKEHLELTALAYGVSKEEVEERLPVLLNEFRLTSKLNWFPAHFSKGMKQKVMILSAFLVEPDLYVIDEPFLGLDPLAINVLLERLDQVKKNGAGIIMSTHILATAERYCDKFIILHLGEVKAFGTLQELQEQFGMPNATLDDLYVELTKEEERYE, from the coding sequence ATGACCCCATTATTAGAAGTAAAGAGCCTTACAGGTGGGTACACAAAAAAGCCTGTATTACATGATGTTAATATGACAGTCAATGCTGGAGAACTAGTTGGCTTAATTGGTTTGAATGGAGCTGGTAAAAGTACTACGATTAAGCATATTATCGGTTTAATGTCGCCGCAAAAAGGAACAGTAGCAATCAACGGGAAACAACCACAAGCAAACATAGAGGCATATCGTCAGCAATTTACTTACATACCCGAAACACCAGTACTATATGAAGAACTAACACTTAAAGAGCATTTAGAACTAACAGCTTTAGCGTATGGAGTATCAAAAGAAGAGGTAGAAGAGCGGTTACCAGTTTTATTAAACGAATTTCGCTTAACGTCTAAATTAAACTGGTTCCCTGCACATTTTTCCAAAGGAATGAAGCAAAAGGTCATGATCTTAAGTGCATTTTTAGTCGAACCGGACCTGTATGTAATAGATGAACCTTTCTTGGGATTAGATCCTCTTGCCATCAATGTTCTTTTAGAACGATTAGACCAAGTGAAGAAAAATGGTGCAGGCATTATCATGTCTACGCATATCTTGGCAACGGCAGAAAGATATTGTGACAAGTTTATCATCCTTCATTTAGGGGAAGTGAAAGCTTTTGGTACCCTTCAAGAACTACAAGAGCAATTCGGTATGCCAAATGCGACATTGGATGATTTGTATGTGGAATTAACAAAGGAAGAAGAACGTTATGAATAA
- a CDS encoding cysteine hydrolase family protein — MKTALLQIDWQQAFRDPSLGDLSHGFAEKNAEKILLSCRSNQIPVYHVQHASNNPKSLLHPDKDGFTLIPELKPVKGEKLFVKNVNSAFIGTTLNETLENDGITQLIVTGMTTNHCVSTSVRMAGNLGYDVLLVSDATDCFGLSDIKGDWISATEVQRVNLASLHEEFCRVIPTSNLLSSTFMFL, encoded by the coding sequence ATGAAAACAGCTTTATTACAAATTGACTGGCAACAAGCATTTAGAGATCCATCTTTAGGTGACTTATCACACGGCTTTGCAGAGAAGAATGCAGAGAAGATTCTTCTTTCTTGCAGAAGTAATCAGATTCCGGTTTATCACGTACAGCATGCTTCAAATAATCCGAAATCGTTGCTTCATCCTGATAAAGATGGGTTTACCCTTATACCAGAGTTAAAGCCCGTTAAAGGAGAAAAACTCTTCGTTAAGAATGTAAATTCAGCTTTTATTGGTACTACGCTAAATGAAACACTAGAGAATGATGGTATTACACAGTTAATCGTAACTGGAATGACAACCAATCATTGCGTCTCTACCTCTGTACGAATGGCTGGGAATCTGGGTTATGACGTTTTATTAGTTAGCGACGCTACAGATTGTTTTGGATTGTCTGACATAAAAGGTGACTGGATTTCAGCAACAGAAGTTCAAAGGGTAAATCTCGCTTCTTTACATGAAGAGTTTTGTAGAGTGATACCAACATCCAATTTACTTTCTTCAACGTTTATGTTTTTATAA
- a CDS encoding HIT family protein, translating into MSKECIFCKIINGDIPAAKVYEDENVLAFLDISQVTKGHTLVIPKVHQENIYELDPEVAANLFKVVPKIANAIKKAYNPIGLNVLNNNGEEAGQSVFHYHLHLIPRYGKGDGFGAVWKSNQSDYTPEELATISSDIAKNL; encoded by the coding sequence ATGAGTAAAGAGTGTATTTTCTGTAAAATTATTAATGGCGATATACCGGCAGCAAAGGTATATGAAGATGAAAACGTCTTGGCATTTTTGGATATTAGCCAGGTTACGAAAGGTCATACACTTGTTATCCCAAAGGTGCATCAAGAAAATATTTATGAACTTGATCCAGAAGTTGCTGCGAACCTTTTTAAGGTCGTTCCCAAAATTGCAAATGCTATTAAAAAAGCTTACAATCCAATTGGCTTAAATGTATTAAATAATAACGGTGAAGAAGCAGGACAATCTGTCTTCCACTACCATCTTCACTTAATTCCACGCTATGGTAAAGGTGATGGATTTGGAGCAGTATGGAAATCTAACCAATCTGATTATACACCAGAAGAGTTAGCCACTATTTCTTCAGATATTGCTAAAAACCTATAA
- a CDS encoding tryptophan transporter → MKTKSIVLLALLLGIGAVLHLVIPGAILGMKPDLMLTMMFLGIILFPTVKHVAALGVAAGLLSGLTSTFPGGGFIPNLIEKPITAFVFFAALLLVKKVTTSTIALTVLTALGTAVSGFVFLGIAFTIIGLPGPFLALVTTVVVPAAIGSAVLMFILYPIVMGILKRTTLLEDSLHPAA, encoded by the coding sequence ATGAAAACAAAATCAATCGTACTACTAGCTTTACTTTTAGGTATTGGAGCTGTACTTCACCTTGTTATACCGGGTGCAATTTTAGGAATGAAGCCAGATTTAATGTTAACCATGATGTTTCTAGGTATTATTTTATTCCCTACCGTTAAGCACGTTGCAGCATTAGGTGTTGCAGCTGGATTATTATCAGGCTTAACGTCTACATTCCCTGGTGGTGGATTTATCCCAAACCTAATTGAGAAGCCTATTACTGCATTTGTCTTTTTTGCTGCATTATTACTAGTTAAGAAAGTAACAACTTCTACAATTGCTTTAACTGTATTAACAGCATTAGGAACTGCTGTATCAGGATTTGTCTTTTTAGGAATTGCATTTACGATTATTGGCCTTCCTGGACCATTTTTAGCATTAGTGACAACAGTTGTTGTTCCAGCTGCTATTGGAAGTGCTGTATTGATGTTTATTCTTTACCCGATCGTAATGGGAATTCTAAAGAGAACAACATTGCTAGAAGATTCGTTACATCCAGCAGCATAA
- a CDS encoding endonuclease, producing MFKKMKVWKKRLFTGLIIAGITISSISVTPEANAAGTGTWSSPYDVYQAITNQNGTTKTVQGYVVGKPISYSAIETSNFSDDYALALADSASQTQVSQMAYVQIPSNFRSTFGLKTNPTLKGKQIKVTGCLSSYFSRAGVKCVTAMEIVGSSGGSTGGGSTDTGTYYNTAEGKTGATLKSALHTIIDDHTELSYDNVWDALRYTDQDPRNSNNVILLYTGRSQSKYDNGGLVDQWNREHVWAKSHGDFGTTMGAGTDLHHLRPTDVSVNSSRGNKDFDYGGTQHSEALGNYTDSDSWEPRDAVKGDVARMLFYMAVRYEGDVFDEVDLELNEYVNNGSAPFHGKLSVLKQWHAQDPVDDFERNRNEIIFSKYQGNRNPFIDRPEWVEAIW from the coding sequence ATGTTCAAGAAAATGAAAGTGTGGAAGAAACGACTTTTTACTGGACTTATTATTGCAGGAATCACTATTAGTAGTATTTCTGTTACTCCAGAAGCAAATGCTGCTGGAACAGGTACTTGGAGTTCTCCTTATGATGTATATCAAGCAATAACGAATCAAAATGGTACTACGAAGACGGTTCAAGGGTATGTAGTTGGGAAACCGATTTCTTATAGTGCTATTGAAACATCCAACTTCTCAGATGATTATGCACTGGCACTTGCTGACTCAGCGTCTCAAACTCAAGTTAGCCAAATGGCTTATGTGCAAATTCCTTCAAATTTTCGCTCGACATTCGGTTTGAAAACGAATCCAACACTAAAAGGCAAACAAATCAAAGTAACAGGTTGCTTAAGCAGTTATTTTTCTAGAGCAGGTGTAAAATGTGTGACTGCAATGGAGATAGTAGGTTCATCAGGTGGATCCACTGGCGGTGGTTCAACAGATACAGGAACTTATTATAATACTGCGGAAGGTAAAACTGGTGCAACGCTAAAGTCAGCTTTACATACTATCATTGATGATCATACAGAGCTATCCTATGATAACGTTTGGGATGCTTTACGTTATACAGATCAAGATCCTAGAAACTCAAATAATGTAATTCTTTTATACACAGGTCGTTCTCAAAGTAAATATGACAATGGCGGACTTGTAGATCAGTGGAACCGCGAACATGTTTGGGCAAAGTCTCACGGTGATTTTGGCACAACGATGGGTGCAGGAACAGATCTACACCATTTACGTCCAACAGATGTTTCAGTTAACAGCTCTAGAGGAAACAAGGACTTTGATTACGGTGGTACTCAACATTCCGAAGCGTTAGGTAATTATACGGATAGTGATTCATGGGAACCTCGTGACGCAGTAAAAGGTGACGTGGCACGTATGTTATTCTACATGGCAGTTCGCTATGAGGGAGACGTATTCGATGAAGTAGATCTAGAGCTAAATGAATATGTTAATAACGGATCTGCTCCGTTTCATGGTAAATTAAGTGTCTTAAAACAATGGCATGCACAAGATCCTGTAGATGATTTTGAGCGTAATCGTAATGAAATTATTTTTTCCAAATATCAAGGAAACCGCAATCCATTCATCGATCGTCCGGAGTGGGTAGAAGCGATTTGGTAA
- a CDS encoding alanine/glycine:cation symporter family protein: protein MEQAKEWISKIAEFIWGFPMITLFILAGLYITVRLGFLPFRHFPHIIKMTLGQIGKKGDASSGGISPFAAFTSALSATAGATNIVGVPVAIAFGGPGALFWMWTVALIGMSTIFAELVLGMTYREKNKEDKWVGGPYYYLSKGLKWDKLAWFYAFGLMIEIVPSVMVQANSVSVQLENEHGFSLLWIGIVLAIVTAFIVFGGIDRIGKLSSKLLPVFVIGYVGLTTTVIIMNGDKFGSVLKMIVMDAFTPSAAVGTFAGASIVQTMRWGLARGLYTSEAGMGTSAIAYASAETDSPVKQSFWGMIAVMIDTLVICTLTGLTVIITGVWKELEPSKAASMVTKAFKETFPDQFSAVTLSVLLVFFVLATVGVIIFYGESQAELLFGKKVKYVMRVVYLIAIVVGAMGGLKFVWELLDLILFLIVVPNIIGIVFLIKVVKEAKVKYFADLLKEKKKAAK from the coding sequence ATGGAACAAGCAAAAGAGTGGATCTCTAAAATAGCTGAATTTATCTGGGGATTTCCGATGATTACCCTTTTTATTCTTGCTGGGTTGTACATAACGGTAAGGTTAGGATTTTTACCTTTTAGACATTTTCCTCATATTATCAAAATGACGCTAGGTCAAATAGGAAAAAAGGGAGATGCTTCAAGTGGTGGTATATCGCCTTTTGCCGCGTTTACTTCCGCTCTATCCGCTACTGCAGGAGCAACCAACATAGTTGGTGTACCAGTGGCAATCGCTTTTGGTGGACCAGGCGCTTTGTTTTGGATGTGGACAGTTGCGCTTATCGGTATGTCTACTATTTTTGCTGAGCTTGTGCTTGGGATGACGTATAGAGAGAAAAACAAAGAAGATAAGTGGGTAGGCGGGCCATATTACTATTTGTCCAAAGGGTTAAAATGGGATAAACTGGCATGGTTTTACGCATTTGGTCTCATGATTGAAATTGTCCCAAGTGTCATGGTTCAGGCAAATAGTGTAAGTGTACAATTAGAGAACGAACACGGTTTTTCTTTATTATGGATTGGAATCGTGCTTGCTATTGTTACAGCTTTTATCGTATTCGGTGGAATAGATAGGATTGGAAAATTAAGTTCTAAATTACTGCCCGTATTTGTCATTGGATATGTTGGGTTAACTACTACAGTTATTATCATGAATGGGGATAAGTTTGGTTCTGTATTGAAGATGATTGTCATGGATGCCTTCACTCCTTCTGCAGCAGTAGGCACATTCGCTGGTGCTTCCATTGTACAGACTATGAGATGGGGTTTAGCAAGGGGATTATATACGAGTGAGGCTGGAATGGGTACTTCAGCGATTGCCTATGCGTCTGCTGAAACAGATAGCCCAGTCAAACAATCATTTTGGGGTATGATAGCTGTAATGATTGATACATTGGTTATTTGTACACTTACTGGATTGACCGTTATAATCACTGGTGTATGGAAAGAGTTAGAACCTAGTAAAGCTGCTTCCATGGTAACTAAAGCTTTTAAAGAAACGTTTCCTGATCAATTCAGTGCGGTAACTCTCTCTGTCTTATTAGTGTTTTTCGTACTTGCAACTGTAGGTGTCATTATCTTCTACGGTGAAAGCCAGGCAGAGCTATTGTTTGGAAAGAAAGTGAAGTATGTGATGAGAGTTGTTTATTTAATCGCAATTGTGGTAGGTGCCATGGGAGGATTGAAATTCGTTTGGGAATTGTTGGATTTAATTTTATTCTTAATCGTTGTTCCAAATATTATTGGCATTGTGTTTTTAATAAAAGTGGTGAAAGAAGCTAAAGTAAAGTATTTTGCCGATCTGTTGAAAGAGAAAAAGAAAGCTGCCAAGTAA
- a CDS encoding YqcI/YcgG family protein, whose product MARTPIKQLYPLTNVPTWGKKVFQSFADDLLSEDNPFPCILGVEGLKKGSLRFCFIDSWNKEEDIKELAFHLRKYVEESRDLGKNTSFVAFFQPEETQTMQVYEKQFWSVLNALHEIDSEPWPADIPMDPDNHLWEFCFNGEPIFVVCNTPVHEKRSSRKAATFMITFQPRWVFDGINSDSIAGKAIKKMVRDRLVRYDTVAPHPELSWYGDKETREWKQYFLADENNQVPAQCPFHAAMQQQAPQAPVENNVNEYVKYRVETAFDEAAFERNVGGTLQEVVDSLLPVEGTGYVEVQTDAPNKAHPSHTHPTNEILHILNGSITFTVDDVETECFPGDRIYLPKGTVHSSVSGPEGCLYVIAILKENTL is encoded by the coding sequence ATGGCTCGTACACCAATCAAGCAGCTTTACCCTCTAACAAATGTTCCTACATGGGGGAAAAAAGTATTTCAATCATTTGCAGATGACTTATTATCTGAAGATAACCCTTTTCCTTGCATCCTAGGAGTTGAGGGCTTAAAAAAAGGTTCATTACGATTTTGTTTTATTGATTCCTGGAATAAAGAAGAAGATATAAAAGAATTGGCATTTCACCTACGTAAATATGTCGAAGAGTCTAGAGATTTAGGCAAAAACACTTCTTTTGTAGCGTTCTTTCAACCAGAGGAAACGCAAACTATGCAAGTGTATGAGAAGCAGTTTTGGAGTGTATTAAACGCTCTACACGAGATAGATTCTGAGCCTTGGCCTGCAGATATTCCAATGGATCCAGACAATCACTTGTGGGAATTTTGCTTTAACGGGGAGCCAATATTCGTTGTATGTAATACTCCTGTTCACGAGAAAAGATCTAGCCGAAAAGCTGCGACGTTTATGATTACCTTCCAACCTCGCTGGGTTTTTGATGGGATTAATTCAGACTCTATTGCAGGTAAAGCCATAAAAAAAATGGTGCGTGATCGATTAGTTCGATATGATACCGTTGCCCCACACCCTGAGTTAAGCTGGTATGGAGATAAAGAAACACGTGAGTGGAAGCAATATTTTTTAGCGGATGAGAATAATCAAGTCCCTGCCCAATGTCCATTTCATGCAGCTATGCAACAACAAGCACCACAAGCTCCCGTTGAAAATAATGTAAATGAATACGTTAAATATAGAGTAGAGACAGCGTTTGACGAAGCTGCTTTTGAACGAAACGTCGGTGGAACGCTTCAAGAGGTCGTGGATTCCTTATTACCTGTTGAGGGAACTGGATATGTCGAAGTACAGACGGACGCACCTAACAAAGCGCATCCTTCTCACACTCACCCAACGAATGAAATTTTACACATCTTAAATGGATCTATTACTTTCACTGTCGATGACGTGGAAACAGAGTGCTTCCCTGGAGACAGAATTTACTTACCAAAAGGGACTGTACATAGTTCCGTTTCTGGACCTGAAGGATGTCTTTATGTCATTGCCATCCTAAAGGAAAACACCTTATGA
- a CDS encoding EcsC family protein, translating to MEEKEHLIEEVEQWKRRQFNKTWILEKQTKKIQTKMNHMIPEKVNKVITASVKSMIETVWKGSKWIPTEIAQPYRTADSEKIISAISQRYKRTASLTGAGTGLGGIITGMADFPLLLSIKIRFLYEVANAFGYNVRDHKERLFVLHIFLFAFSKDHIKEEMLTRIENWNETVLEWTDKDWEQFQQEYRDHIDLVKLAQLLPGVGAIVGAVVNYRLLQQLAEVTLKCYQIRWIEEWKEEENPTP from the coding sequence TTGGAAGAAAAAGAACACTTGATAGAAGAAGTAGAGCAGTGGAAGAGGCGTCAGTTTAATAAGACGTGGATTTTAGAGAAACAAACAAAAAAAATTCAAACAAAAATGAATCATATGATACCTGAAAAAGTGAACAAAGTAATCACGGCATCCGTTAAATCAATGATTGAGACGGTATGGAAAGGCAGTAAGTGGATACCAACAGAAATAGCTCAGCCATATCGAACAGCTGACTCGGAAAAGATTATTTCTGCCATTAGTCAACGGTATAAAAGAACAGCTTCGTTAACTGGTGCTGGAACAGGTCTAGGTGGAATTATTACAGGTATGGCAGATTTCCCATTACTTCTATCAATAAAAATTAGATTTTTATATGAGGTGGCTAACGCATTTGGATACAATGTGAGAGATCATAAAGAACGACTATTTGTCTTACATATCTTCTTATTTGCTTTCTCGAAAGATCATATAAAAGAAGAAATGTTGACAAGGATAGAGAATTGGAATGAGACAGTTCTAGAATGGACGGATAAGGATTGGGAACAGTTCCAGCAAGAATATCGAGATCATATTGACTTGGTGAAGTTAGCGCAATTGTTACCAGGTGTAGGTGCAATAGTGGGAGCGGTTGTCAATTACCGACTTCTACAACAATTGGCTGAAGTAACATTGAAATGTTATCAGATTCGTTGGATTGAAGAATGGAAGGAAGAAGAAAATCCCACACCATAA
- a CDS encoding M20 family metallopeptidase yields the protein MLTTIYTKLESYFNEMVLHRRHLHQNPELSFKETETAAYISSFYKSLQIPFRKNVGGNGIVATIEGNLEGPTIALRADFDALPIEEENDVPYRSRNKGVMHACGHDGHTAALMVLAKVLWEERHSFPGTIVLLHQHAEEYAPGGAKSMIEDGCLNGVDAVFGTHLWASEPTGKIQYRTGPIMAAADRFEITIQGSGGHGAQPHKTRDSILIGTQVVNTLQQIVSRRINPLEPAVVSVGSFIADNAFNVIADKATIIGTVRTFSEDVRTQIEKEIENVVKGLSVIHDSSYDYVFDRGYPAVVNEALSTELFVNVVKENLPGILLEEAEMQMGGEDFAYYLQHVPGTFFFTGAKPKGVELPFPHHHPRFDFDEDAMLVAAKCLVTIALSYKHNQEKVTLHV from the coding sequence GTGCTTACAACTATTTATACGAAGCTTGAATCCTATTTTAACGAGATGGTGCTACATAGAAGACATCTGCATCAGAATCCAGAGCTTTCTTTTAAAGAAACCGAAACAGCTGCTTATATTTCAAGTTTCTATAAATCCTTACAAATTCCTTTTAGAAAAAACGTCGGCGGCAACGGTATTGTTGCAACGATTGAAGGAAATCTAGAAGGACCAACCATAGCGTTGCGTGCGGACTTTGATGCGTTACCAATTGAAGAAGAAAATGATGTACCATACCGTTCAAGAAACAAAGGTGTGATGCATGCTTGCGGTCATGATGGCCATACAGCGGCATTGATGGTCCTTGCAAAAGTTCTATGGGAAGAAAGACACTCTTTCCCAGGAACAATTGTACTTCTCCATCAACATGCGGAAGAATACGCCCCAGGCGGAGCAAAGTCCATGATTGAAGATGGTTGTCTAAATGGCGTAGATGCTGTTTTTGGAACACATTTATGGGCAAGCGAACCTACTGGGAAAATACAATACAGAACCGGCCCAATTATGGCGGCAGCTGATCGTTTTGAAATCACCATTCAAGGTTCGGGAGGCCATGGTGCTCAACCGCATAAAACAAGAGATTCTATTCTGATTGGGACTCAAGTTGTCAATACGCTGCAACAAATAGTTAGCAGACGAATTAATCCTTTGGAACCAGCAGTAGTTAGTGTTGGCTCATTTATTGCAGATAATGCCTTTAATGTTATTGCGGATAAGGCAACAATTATTGGTACAGTAAGAACATTCAGTGAAGATGTCCGAACTCAAATAGAAAAAGAAATTGAAAATGTGGTAAAAGGACTGTCTGTCATTCATGATTCTAGTTACGATTATGTGTTTGACAGAGGTTATCCGGCCGTAGTAAATGAAGCTTTAAGTACGGAACTATTTGTGAATGTAGTCAAAGAGAATTTACCAGGAATTTTGTTAGAAGAAGCGGAAATGCAAATGGGTGGCGAAGACTTTGCGTACTATTTGCAGCACGTTCCTGGAACATTCTTTTTCACAGGTGCTAAACCTAAAGGAGTGGAGTTACCATTTCCACATCATCATCCTAGGTTTGATTTTGACGAAGATGCAATGCTTGTTGCTGCGAAATGCTTAGTAACCATTGCACTTTCCTATAAACATAATCAAGAAAAAGTTACTTTACATGTTTAA
- a CDS encoding LysE family translocator encodes MELFISFIHFVVLGISLAAPVGPINVEMIRRGLSNGFYSSWLVGLGGMSADIVFLLFILFGIAPFLQHPLVQTCMYVIGFGMLVYLGITTLKTSFSNEPIIQDSPNKSTTSYWSGFGIALFNPINFVFWFGIFGSSIQELMGNGWGHALFACASLLLGIFLWNLNVAFTVHFSRNLVNDRLLKVMNGVAGMALIGSSVPLLIKSHLFW; translated from the coding sequence TTGGAGCTTTTTATTTCATTTATTCATTTTGTCGTATTAGGAATTAGTTTGGCAGCTCCGGTTGGGCCGATAAATGTAGAGATGATTCGAAGAGGTTTATCAAACGGTTTTTATTCGTCTTGGTTAGTGGGGTTAGGAGGGATGTCAGCTGATATCGTTTTTTTACTATTTATCCTTTTTGGAATCGCACCATTTTTACAACACCCACTAGTTCAAACTTGCATGTATGTAATTGGTTTTGGGATGCTAGTCTATTTAGGCATAACTACTTTAAAAACGTCATTCTCTAATGAACCTATCATCCAGGATTCACCAAACAAATCTACAACTTCTTATTGGTCTGGATTCGGTATAGCTTTGTTTAACCCTATTAATTTTGTTTTTTGGTTTGGAATCTTTGGTTCTTCGATTCAGGAACTAATGGGGAATGGTTGGGGGCATGCTTTATTTGCATGTGCTTCCCTTTTGTTAGGGATATTTCTTTGGAACTTAAATGTTGCTTTCACCGTGCATTTCTCCAGAAATTTAGTGAATGATCGCTTGTTGAAGGTTATGAATGGAGTAGCAGGAATGGCTTTAATTGGTTCTTCCGTTCCTCTACTTATAAAGTCACATCTTTTTTGGTAA